One segment of Plasmodium relictum strain SGS1 genome assembly, chromosome: 3 DNA contains the following:
- a CDS encoding vacuolar ATP synthase subunit b, putative, whose protein sequence is MSKVPIKTKIEASRVNALAAVRNYKVCPRLEYKTISGVQGPLVIIEDVKFPKYSEIVTIHLSDNSTRQGQILEVCGKKAVIQVFEGTSGIDNKNSYVEVSGDILKMPISDEMLGRVFNGSGKPIDKGPNILADDFLDINGNPINPQCRVYPREMIQTGISTIDVMNSIVRGQKIPLFSAAGLPHNEIGAQICRQASLVQGKDVLDHSDDNFAVVFGAMGVNMETARYFRQDFEENGKMERVVLFLNLANDPTIERILTPRLALTTAEYLAFEKEMHVFVILTDMSSYADALREVSSAREEVPGRRGYPGYMYSDLSTIYERAGRVEGRNGSITQFPILTMPNDDITHPIPDLTGYITEGQIFVDRNLYNRQIYPPINVLPSLSRLMKSGIGQNMTRVDHPYVSDQLYSNYAIAQDVKAMKAVIGEEALSNDDILYLEFLDKFEKRFITQNTYECRDIYQSLDIAWELLRIFPEDMLKKIKSDVLSKYYPRHHAN, encoded by the exons atgagTAAAGTACCAATCAAAACAAAAATAGAAGCATCACGTGTAAATGCATTAGCAGCCGTAAGGAACTACAAAGTATGCCCAAGATTAGAATATAAAACTATTTCAG gtGTACAAGGGCCATTAGTAATTATAGAAGATGTAAAGTTTCCTAAATACTCAGAAATTGTTACAATACATTTGAGTGATAATTCAACAAGACAAGGTCAAATACTAGAAGTGTGTGGAAAAAAAGCTGTCATTCAGGTTTTTGAGGGAACAAGTGGaattgataataaaaatagctATGTTGAAGTAAGTGgtgatatattaaaaatgccAATAAGTGATGAAATGCTAGGAAGAGTTTTTAATGGTAGTGGGAAACCTATTGATAAAGGACCTAATATATTAGCTGATGATTTCTTAGATATTAATGGAAACCCAATTAATCCACAATGTCGTGTATATCCAAGAGAAATGATTCAAACAGGAATTTCAACAATTGATGTTATGAATAGTATAGTCAGAGGACAAAAAATTCCTTTATTTAGTGCAGCTGGTCTCCCACACAATGAAATAGGTGCACAAATATGTAGACAGGCATCTTTAGTTCAAGGAAAAGATGTACTAGATCATTCTGATGATAATTTTGCTGTTGTTTTTGGTGCTATGGGTGTAAATATGGAAACTGCTAGATATTTTAGACAAGATTTCGAAGAAAATGGAAAAATGGAAAGggttgttttatttttaaatttagcTAATGATCCAACCATTGAAAGAATTTTAACTCCTAGATTAGCTTTAACTACAGCTGAATATTTAGCTTTTGAGAAAGAAATGCATGTTTTTGTCATTTTAACAGATATGTCTTCATATGCTGATGCATTAAGAGAGGTTTCTTCTGCAAGGGAAGAAGTTCCAGGTAGAAGAGGATATCCAGGTTATATGTATAGTGATTTATCAACAATTTATGAAAGAGCTGGAAGAGTAGAAGGAAGAAATGGAAGTATAACACAATTTCCAATTTTAACTATGCCAAATGATGATATTACCCATCCTATACCTGATCTAACAGGATACATAACAGAAGGGCAGATATTTGTTGAtagaaatttatataatagaCAAATTTATCCACCTATTAATGTATTACCTTCTTTATCACGTCTTATGAAAAGTGGTATTGGTCAAAATATGACAAGAGTTGATCACCCATATGTTTCAGATCAGTTATATAGTAATTATGCTATTGCACAAGATGTAAAAGCAATGAAAGCTGTTATTGGTGAAGAAGCACTGTCAAATGatgatattttatatttagaatttttagataaatttgaaaaaagatTTATTACGCAAAACACGTATGAATGTAGAGATATATATCAATCATTAGACATAGCATGGGAATTATTAAGAATTTTTCCTGAAGATatgctaaaaaaaataaaatcagaTGTATTATCAAAATATTATCCACGTCATCATGCCAATTAA
- a CDS encoding sexual stage-specific protein precursor, putative encodes MNFGKFVSSLSLVLILYSIVELAFANADEKAKKFPGKHVSTSSVNHPQGNASMKDSIDRMSSDSQHALEEIKVISNLLDKKTSINRNLIIGTAATNIALLLLLSGLMGYNTKRLNADDEGKEKSGRKKDNKGDSPKETEEDH; translated from the coding sequence ATGAACTTCGGAAAATTTGTTTCATCATTATCACtagttttaattttatattcaatTGTTGAATTAGCCTTTGCAAATGCAGATGAAAAAGCCAAAAAATTCCCAGGTAAACATGTCTCAACATCAAGTGTAAATCATCCTCAAGGTAATGCTTCCATGAAGGACTCTATAGATAGAATGTCATCTGACTCACAACATGCtttagaagaaataaaagtaatatcAAACCTCttagataaaaaaacatCAATTAACAGAAACCTTATCATTGGTACAGCAGCAACTAACATTgctttgttattattattatctggTTTAATGGgatataatacaaaaagaTTAAATGCTGATGATGAAGGCAAAGAAAAATCAGGAAGAAAGAAAGATAACAAAGGTGATAGTCCAAAAGAAACAGAAGAAGATcactaa
- the cGloII gene encoding cytosolic glyoxalase II, putative — protein MEPSAEIHIVPVLSDNFSYIIIDKKTRKAACVDPAEPEKVLRKIENLNIELEYVLCTHHHYDHSGGNVYIRDLKKNIKVVGSAYEQTPGVNEKMYDDQVIHLGELCIKAIHAPCHTKGHLLYYVYKIDKNEKEDENYSPILFTGDTLFIAGCGRFFEGNAKDMFNNFKKIKSMRKETLIYCGHEYTLKNLKFALSIEKDNEHMRNKMKEVEQKIKNKKHSVPSTVEEENLINPFFRTHCYFNKFNTNDEIKILDKLRELKNNF, from the exons ATGGag cCAAGTGCTGAAATACATATTGTTCCTGTTTTAAGTGATAACTTttcttatattataattGATAA aAAAACAAGAAAAGCAGCTTGCGTAGATCCTGCAGAACCAGAAAAA gttttaagaaaaatagaaaatttgaATATTGAATTAGAATACGTTTTATGTACTCATCATCATTATGATCATTCag ggggaaatgtatatataagagatttaaaaaaaaatataaaagttgTTGGCTCTGCATATGAACAAACTCCAGGtgttaatgaaaaaatgtaTGATGATCAAGTTATACATTTag gaGAATTGTGTATAAAGGCTATTCACGCACCATGTCATACGAAAGGgcatcttttatattatgttTATAAAATCGATAagaatgaaaaagaagatgAAAATTACTCCCCCATTTTATTTACAGGAGATACTTTATTTATAGCTGGATGTGGTAGATTTTTTGAAGGGAATGCAAAAGATatgtttaataattttaaaaaaataaaaagcatGAGAAAAGAAACATTAATTTATTGTGGCCATGAGTATACACTCAAAaatttaaa gtTTGCTTTGTCTATAGAAAAAGATAATGAACATATgagaaataaaatgaaagaagttgaacaaaaaattaaaaataaaaaacattcAGTACCATCAACAGTAGAAGaggaaaatttaataaaccCTTTTTTTAGAACACACtgttattttaataaatttaatacaaatgatgaaataaaaattttagataaattaagggaattgaaaaataatttttaa